A window from Pseudomonas sp. MRSN 12121 encodes these proteins:
- a CDS encoding TonB-dependent siderophore receptor → MHPGPPLSRSSLLLALVCSTPALADDLFLDSQPLPEVLTATRLKQSPAAVPGSMTVLDSELIGASGARDISELLRLVPGMMVGNISGNQPTVNYHGTNASVARRMQVLIDGRSVYRAGLATVDWSDIPVAMEDIERIEVFRGPNTVSYGANALMAVVNIITRSPANSHGTRIKVTRGQRGIRDWYASQGTGWGTGDLRLSLSGQEDDGFDSDRNGADYRDSRRLNRFSLSVSQMLDERQSIDWQLSAKEGSNQRPYTYRPVFSGITSAGYNSDVIAKDYAGSLRWNLDINPEHSLYIQGSAQHWDRQQNWRACDAEVSFSPELTRLWQLNPNYAERLARHMENFTGAGAPPGTAAEQALANQVLGQWKDGAKRTVCGDIDQSARESRYDLELQDTLSLSDSVRLVSGLNYRYDRADSETYFNGTLDYSTWRAFGQLEWRASEHWLLQGGAMFEDSQQSGSSLTPRMAVNYLINPRHGLRAVYSEAIRSPDMFENNVNWSYRVTKLNPTAFGQPSAQYFVKTRGPGDLEQEHMRSRELGYNGFFVDIGLSLDVKLFHDEITGMISEPLRNNQYIASNSNTSRFTGTETQLDWRLSPADRLRLTYAYVDAEASNPLDQQLTARHSGSAGWLRDWGRGWSSALFYYGDNALNGYRFERVDTRIAKRIPLGKGSLELAGVLQQRLDNEPTTFVDNHYDSRHVLYFSAELAF, encoded by the coding sequence GTGCATCCTGGCCCTCCCCTCTCCCGCTCATCGCTGTTGCTGGCACTGGTTTGCAGCACCCCGGCGCTGGCCGACGACCTGTTCCTGGACAGCCAGCCGCTGCCGGAAGTCCTCACCGCCACGCGCCTGAAACAATCCCCCGCGGCCGTGCCCGGGAGCATGACCGTGCTCGACAGCGAACTGATCGGCGCCAGCGGCGCCCGAGACATCAGCGAGTTGCTGCGCCTGGTGCCGGGAATGATGGTCGGCAATATCAGCGGCAACCAGCCGACGGTGAACTATCACGGCACCAACGCCAGCGTAGCCCGGCGCATGCAGGTGCTGATCGACGGGCGCTCGGTGTACCGCGCGGGCCTGGCCACCGTGGACTGGAGCGACATCCCGGTGGCCATGGAAGATATCGAGCGCATCGAGGTGTTCCGCGGCCCCAATACCGTCAGTTATGGCGCCAATGCGCTGATGGCGGTGGTCAACATCATCACCCGCTCGCCCGCCAACAGCCATGGCACGCGCATCAAGGTCACCCGCGGCCAGCGTGGCATCCGCGACTGGTACGCCAGCCAGGGCACCGGCTGGGGAACCGGCGACCTGCGCCTGTCGCTGTCCGGGCAGGAAGACGACGGCTTCGACAGCGACCGCAACGGCGCCGACTACCGCGACAGCCGGCGCTTGAACCGCTTCAGCCTGTCGGTCAGCCAGATGCTCGACGAGCGCCAGAGCATCGACTGGCAGCTCAGCGCCAAGGAAGGCAGCAACCAGCGCCCCTACACCTACCGCCCGGTGTTCTCCGGGATCACCTCGGCCGGCTACAACTCCGACGTGATCGCCAAGGACTATGCCGGGTCGCTGCGCTGGAACCTCGACATCAACCCGGAACACAGCCTTTATATACAGGGCTCGGCCCAGCACTGGGATCGCCAGCAGAACTGGCGCGCCTGCGACGCCGAAGTGTCGTTCAGCCCGGAACTGACCCGGCTCTGGCAGCTCAACCCGAACTACGCCGAACGGCTGGCCCGGCACATGGAAAACTTCACCGGTGCCGGCGCCCCGCCAGGCACCGCGGCCGAACAGGCCCTGGCCAACCAGGTGCTGGGGCAATGGAAGGACGGCGCCAAGCGCACCGTCTGCGGCGACATCGACCAGAGCGCCCGCGAATCGCGCTACGACCTCGAATTGCAGGACACCCTGAGCCTGTCCGACAGCGTACGGCTGGTCAGCGGCCTGAACTATCGCTACGACCGCGCCGACTCAGAAACCTACTTCAACGGCACCCTCGACTACAGCACCTGGCGGGCCTTCGGCCAGCTGGAATGGCGGGCCAGCGAACACTGGCTGCTACAGGGCGGCGCCATGTTCGAGGATTCGCAACAAAGCGGCAGCTCGCTGACCCCGCGGATGGCGGTCAACTACCTGATCAACCCGCGCCATGGCCTGCGGGCGGTGTACTCGGAGGCGATCCGCTCGCCGGACATGTTCGAGAACAACGTCAACTGGAGCTACCGGGTGACCAAGCTGAACCCGACCGCCTTCGGCCAGCCCAGCGCCCAGTACTTCGTCAAGACCCGCGGCCCGGGCGATCTCGAGCAGGAACACATGCGTTCGCGGGAGCTGGGCTATAACGGCTTTTTCGTCGATATCGGGCTGAGCCTCGATGTGAAGCTGTTCCACGACGAAATCACCGGGATGATCAGCGAGCCGCTGCGCAACAACCAGTACATCGCCAGCAACAGCAACACCTCCCGTTTCACCGGCACGGAAACCCAGCTGGACTGGCGCCTGAGCCCGGCGGACCGGCTGCGCCTGACCTATGCCTATGTCGATGCCGAGGCCAGCAATCCACTGGACCAGCAACTGACCGCGCGCCACAGCGGCTCGGCGGGCTGGCTGCGCGACTGGGGCCGGGGCTGGTCCAGCGCCCTCTTCTATTACGGGGACAACGCGCTCAACGGTTACCGCTTCGAGCGCGTCGATACCCGCATCGCCAAGCGCATCCCGCTGGGCAAGGGCAGCCTGGAGCTGGCCGGCGTGCTCCAGCAACGCCTCGACAACGAGCCCACCACCTTCGTCGACAACCATTACGACTCGCGACACGTCCTCTACTTCAGCGCGGAGCTGGCGTTCTAA
- a CDS encoding NAD(P)H-dependent glycerol-3-phosphate dehydrogenase has product MTEQRPIAVLGGGSFGTAVANLLAENGHRVRQWMRDPQQAEAIRTHRENPRYLKGIKVHPAVEPVTDLLATLNDSDLCFVALPSSALRAVLAPHAQLLAGKLLVSLTKGIEAQTFKLMSEILEDIAPQARIGVLSGPNLAREVAEHALTATVIASEDEELCQRVQAALHGRTFRVYASADRFGVELGGALKNVYAIIAGMAVALGMGENTKSMLITRALAEMTRFAVSQGANPMTFLGLAGVGDLIVTCSSPKSRNYQVGFALGEGLSLTEAVDRLGEVAEGVNTLKVLKVKAQEVGVYMPLVAGLHAILFEGRTLNQVIELLMRGEPKTDVDFISTSGFN; this is encoded by the coding sequence ATGACTGAACAGCGCCCTATCGCGGTCCTGGGAGGCGGAAGTTTTGGCACCGCCGTGGCCAATCTGCTGGCCGAGAACGGCCATCGGGTGCGGCAATGGATGCGCGACCCGCAGCAGGCGGAGGCCATTCGCACGCATCGCGAGAATCCACGCTACCTCAAAGGCATCAAGGTGCATCCGGCGGTGGAGCCGGTGACCGACCTGCTGGCCACCCTGAACGACAGTGACCTGTGTTTCGTCGCCTTGCCTTCCAGCGCCCTGCGCGCGGTGCTGGCGCCCCATGCGCAACTGCTCGCCGGCAAGCTGCTGGTCAGCCTGACCAAGGGCATCGAGGCGCAGACCTTCAAGCTGATGAGCGAGATCCTCGAAGACATCGCCCCGCAAGCGCGGATCGGCGTGCTGTCGGGGCCGAACCTGGCCCGCGAGGTGGCCGAGCACGCCCTGACCGCCACCGTGATCGCCAGCGAAGACGAAGAACTTTGCCAGCGGGTCCAGGCCGCGTTGCATGGCCGTACCTTCCGCGTCTATGCCAGCGCCGACCGCTTTGGCGTCGAGCTGGGCGGCGCCCTGAAAAACGTCTACGCGATCATCGCCGGCATGGCGGTGGCGCTGGGCATGGGGGAAAACACCAAGAGCATGCTGATTACCCGCGCCCTGGCGGAAATGACCCGGTTCGCCGTCAGCCAGGGCGCCAACCCCATGACCTTCCTCGGCCTGGCGGGGGTCGGCGACCTGATCGTCACCTGCTCGTCGCCCAAGAGCCGCAACTATCAGGTCGGTTTCGCCCTCGGCGAAGGCCTGAGCCTGACCGAGGCGGTGGATCGTCTCGGCGAGGTGGCCGAAGGTGTGAACACCCTCAAGGTGCTCAAGGTCAAGGCGCAGGAAGTAGGCGTCTATATGCCGCTGGTAGCCGGATTGCATGCCATCCTGTTCGAGGGGCGCACGCTGAACCAGGTCATCGAGCTGCTGATGCGCGGCGAACCGAAGACCGACGTCGACTTTATCTCCACCAGTGGTTTCAACTGA
- a CDS encoding DUF4389 domain-containing protein, translating into MNDTNSEARYESILLRVLWMLVFVLVWQVAQFILGALVLVQLIYRLIYGSPSASLMNFGDSLSQFLAQIGRFGSFHTDQKPWPFADWPAPRAPEGEAPHVVPPAPHPARDEEPKL; encoded by the coding sequence ATGAACGATACGAATTCCGAGGCCCGGTACGAATCCATCCTGTTGCGCGTGTTATGGATGCTGGTATTCGTGCTGGTCTGGCAAGTGGCGCAATTCATCCTCGGCGCGCTGGTGCTGGTGCAACTGATCTACCGGCTGATCTACGGCTCGCCGAGTGCCAGCCTGATGAACTTCGGCGACAGCCTGAGCCAGTTCCTGGCGCAGATCGGCCGTTTCGGCAGTTTCCATACCGACCAGAAACCCTGGCCGTTCGCCGACTGGCCAGCACCGCGGGCGCCTGAGGGCGAAGCGCCGCACGTGGTGCCGCCGGCTCCACACCCGGCGCGCGACGAGGAGCCCAAGCTGTGA
- the sixA gene encoding phosphohistidine phosphatase SixA, translating to MKLWVLRHGEAEPHARSDAERNLTAHGREEALRSAAHLIGQPLSAIIASPYARAQQTAGLVRQALGFEGEIRTVPWLTPDSNPLSVVAQLDSADNVLLVSHQPLVGNLIGLLQHGHLRHPQPMHTAGLAELQGDWPLAGLMTLNGIRNP from the coding sequence GTGAAGCTCTGGGTGCTGCGCCACGGAGAAGCCGAACCCCATGCGCGCAGCGATGCCGAGCGCAACCTGACCGCCCATGGCCGCGAGGAAGCCCTGCGCAGCGCGGCGCACCTGATCGGCCAGCCGCTCAGCGCGATCATCGCCAGCCCTTATGCGCGGGCCCAGCAGACTGCGGGGCTGGTACGCCAGGCCCTGGGCTTCGAAGGGGAGATCCGCACCGTGCCCTGGCTGACGCCCGACAGCAATCCACTGTCGGTGGTCGCCCAGCTCGACTCGGCGGACAACGTGCTGCTGGTCAGCCATCAACCGCTGGTGGGCAACCTGATCGGCCTCTTGCAGCACGGCCATCTGCGCCATCCCCAGCCGATGCATACTGCGGGCCTGGCGGAGCTCCAGGGCGACTGGCCGTTGGCCGGCCTGATGACCCTCAACGGCATCAGGAACCCCTGA
- a CDS encoding AMP-binding protein: MSAAFRLPLEVFYEREARHPRQRFLVQPLGGGRVEELTWADVGHQARCAAHWLRARELPPGSHVAIISKNCAHWIIADLAIWMAGHVSVPLYPNLTADSVAQVLEHSESALVFIGKLDDWPAMAPGVKPGLPTISLPLCPEGRFDFSWSDLQQCSPIQDDPSPAAEHLATIIYTSGTTGLPKGVMHSFGTLGFAATRGTQLFGLGPDDRLLSYLPLCHVAERMFVELAAIYTGQTVFFAESLDTFLADLRRARPTALFGVPRIWTKFQMGVYGKVPARRLDFLLGLPIIGKRVGRKVLAGLGLDALRVALSGAAPVPQTLLDWYQRLGLDVLEVYGMTESCGYSHIGRSGQHVPGWIGRPCPDVEVRIDEAGEVQVRSGATMLGYFKDPQKTAETVTEDGFLRTGDKGEQDADGNLRLTGRLKEIFKTSKGKYVAPAPIENRLAVHSRIEQVCVVGDGLSAPLGLCVLSAAGLQDAAGGARSGLHASLESLLEEVNGLLDKHERLHRLVVVKDSWAVENGFLTPTLKIKRNVIEATYGERFKEWSERSEAVLWQD; the protein is encoded by the coding sequence ATGTCTGCCGCTTTTCGTTTGCCGCTGGAAGTGTTCTACGAGCGCGAAGCTCGTCATCCCCGCCAACGTTTCCTGGTCCAGCCCCTGGGCGGTGGCCGGGTCGAAGAGCTGACCTGGGCCGACGTCGGCCACCAGGCCCGCTGCGCCGCCCACTGGCTGCGTGCCCGCGAACTGCCGCCGGGCAGCCATGTCGCGATCATCTCCAAGAACTGCGCCCACTGGATCATCGCCGACCTGGCCATCTGGATGGCCGGTCACGTCTCCGTGCCGCTGTATCCCAACCTCACCGCCGACTCGGTGGCCCAGGTGCTGGAGCATTCGGAGTCGGCCCTGGTATTCATCGGCAAGCTCGACGACTGGCCGGCGATGGCGCCGGGGGTGAAACCCGGGCTGCCCACCATCAGCCTGCCGCTCTGCCCCGAAGGCCGCTTCGACTTCAGCTGGAGCGATTTGCAGCAGTGCTCGCCGATCCAGGACGATCCGAGCCCGGCCGCCGAGCACCTGGCGACCATCATCTACACCTCGGGCACCACCGGCCTGCCCAAGGGCGTGATGCACAGCTTCGGCACCCTGGGGTTCGCGGCCACCCGCGGCACCCAGCTGTTCGGCCTGGGGCCGGACGACCGCCTGCTGTCCTACCTGCCGCTGTGCCACGTGGCCGAGCGCATGTTCGTCGAGCTGGCGGCGATCTACACCGGGCAGACGGTGTTCTTCGCCGAGAGCCTGGACACCTTCCTCGCCGACCTGCGGCGGGCGCGGCCCACGGCGTTGTTCGGCGTGCCCCGGATCTGGACCAAGTTCCAGATGGGCGTGTACGGCAAGGTTCCGGCCCGGCGCCTGGACTTTCTCCTGGGCCTGCCGATCATCGGCAAGCGGGTAGGGCGCAAGGTGCTGGCGGGGCTCGGGCTGGATGCGCTGCGGGTGGCCTTGTCCGGCGCGGCGCCGGTGCCGCAAACCCTGTTGGACTGGTATCAGCGCCTGGGCCTCGACGTGCTCGAGGTGTATGGCATGACCGAGAGTTGCGGTTATTCCCATATCGGTCGCAGCGGGCAGCACGTCCCCGGCTGGATTGGCCGGCCCTGCCCGGATGTCGAGGTACGGATCGACGAGGCCGGAGAAGTCCAGGTGCGCAGTGGGGCGACCATGCTGGGTTATTTCAAGGACCCGCAGAAAACCGCGGAAACCGTCACCGAGGACGGTTTCCTGCGCACCGGCGACAAGGGCGAGCAGGACGCCGACGGCAATCTGCGCCTGACCGGGCGGCTCAAGGAAATCTTCAAGACCAGCAAGGGCAAGTACGTGGCCCCGGCGCCGATCGAGAACCGGCTGGCGGTGCATTCGCGGATCGAGCAGGTGTGTGTGGTCGGTGATGGCCTGAGTGCGCCGCTGGGCCTGTGCGTGCTGTCCGCCGCCGGCCTGCAGGACGCGGCCGGCGGTGCCCGCAGTGGCCTGCACGCGAGCCTGGAAAGCCTGCTCGAGGAGGTCAATGGCCTGCTCGACAAGCATGAGCGCCTGCACCGCCTGGTGGTGGTGAAAGACAGCTGGGCGGTGGAAAACGGCTTCCTCACGCCGACCCTGAAGATCAAGCGCAATGTCATCGAAGCCACGTACGGTGAACGGTTTAAAGAGTGGAGCGAGCGTTCCGAGGCCGTGCTGTGGCAGGATTGA
- a CDS encoding hotdog fold thioesterase, whose product MSLWRTTPNIEQLNAIQKNTIGEVLDIRFESFDDESLTASMVVDHRTHQPYGLLHGGASVVLAESVGSMASYLCIDASKFYCVGLEINANHLRGLRSGRVTAVARAIHIGRTTHVWDIRLTSDEGKASCISRLTMAVVPLGQTPPNG is encoded by the coding sequence ATGAGCCTGTGGCGTACCACCCCGAATATCGAGCAGTTGAACGCGATCCAGAAAAACACCATCGGCGAGGTGCTGGATATCCGTTTCGAGTCTTTCGACGACGAGTCGCTGACCGCCAGCATGGTGGTCGACCACCGCACCCATCAGCCCTATGGCTTGCTGCATGGCGGTGCCTCGGTGGTGCTGGCGGAGTCGGTTGGCTCCATGGCCAGTTACCTGTGCATCGATGCCAGCAAATTCTATTGCGTGGGCCTGGAAATCAACGCCAACCACCTGCGCGGCCTGCGCTCCGGGCGGGTGACGGCGGTGGCCAGGGCGATTCATATCGGCCGCACCACCCATGTCTGGGACATCCGCCTGACCAGCGACGAAGGCAAGGCCAGCTGCATATCGCGCCTGACCATGGCCGTGGTGCCGCTGGGGCAGACGCCGCCGAACGGCTGA
- a CDS encoding alpha/beta fold hydrolase — MSQQVFFAHANGFPSGTYGKLFAALAPEYEVAHLQQHAHDPRFPADDNWLNLVDELIHHLQQQAEPVWGVGHSFGGVLHLHAALRCPELYRGVVMLDSPVLTRADQWVIRAAKRFGFIDRLTPAGRTLGRREEFSDLEAARRYFAGKTLFRGFDPECFDAYLQHGLHQVDGRLRLRFDPATEISIYRGVPHTSPGRPRQLKVPLAVVRGRQSRVVMKHHASSVGRLPHGESLSMPGGHMFPLERPQDTAALLKKLFSRWDARHARSCA, encoded by the coding sequence ATGTCGCAACAGGTGTTTTTCGCTCACGCCAACGGGTTCCCCTCGGGGACCTACGGCAAGTTGTTCGCCGCCCTGGCGCCCGAATACGAGGTGGCGCATTTGCAGCAGCATGCCCACGATCCACGGTTTCCGGCGGACGATAACTGGCTGAACCTGGTGGACGAACTGATCCACCATCTGCAGCAGCAAGCCGAGCCGGTGTGGGGCGTCGGCCATTCCTTCGGCGGGGTGCTGCACCTGCATGCGGCGCTGCGTTGCCCCGAGTTGTATCGCGGCGTGGTGATGCTCGATTCGCCCGTGCTGACCCGCGCCGATCAATGGGTGATCCGCGCCGCCAAGCGTTTCGGCTTTATCGATCGCCTGACCCCGGCCGGCCGGACCCTGGGCCGCCGCGAGGAATTCAGCGACCTGGAGGCGGCGCGCCGGTATTTTGCCGGCAAGACCCTGTTCCGCGGTTTCGACCCCGAGTGTTTCGACGCGTACCTGCAACATGGCCTGCATCAGGTCGACGGCCGGCTGCGCCTGCGTTTCGACCCGGCCACCGAGATCAGCATCTATCGCGGCGTGCCCCACACCAGCCCGGGGCGCCCCCGGCAGTTGAAGGTGCCGCTGGCGGTGGTGCGCGGACGCCAGAGCCGGGTGGTGATGAAACACCACGCCAGCAGCGTCGGGCGCCTGCCCCATGGCGAGTCCCTGAGCATGCCGGGCGGACACATGTTCCCGCTGGAGCGCCCGCAGGACACCGCGGCCCTGTTGAAAAAGCTCTTCAGCCGCTGGGATGCCCGGCATGCACGGAGCTGCGCGTGA
- a CDS encoding alpha/beta hydrolase translates to MSPAVEEVRLSLPHIELAAHLFGPEDGLPVIALHGWLDNANSFARLAPRLPGLRIVALDMAGHGHSGHRPLGAGYALWDYAHDVLQVAEQLGWKRFALLGHSLGAIVSLVLAGSLPERVSHLALIDGVIPPTASGENAAERMGMALQAQLDLRDKRKPVYATLDRAIEARMKGLVAVSREAAELLAQRGLMPVPGGYTWRSDSRLTLASPLRLTEDQAMAFVQRVACPAHLVVAADGMLAKHPELLERLPFGREQLPGGHHLHLNDETGATLVADCFNRFFAVS, encoded by the coding sequence GTGAGTCCCGCGGTCGAGGAAGTCCGCCTGAGCCTGCCGCATATCGAACTGGCGGCGCATCTGTTCGGCCCGGAGGATGGCCTGCCGGTGATCGCCCTGCACGGCTGGCTGGATAACGCCAACAGTTTTGCGCGGCTGGCGCCCCGGCTACCGGGCTTGCGTATCGTTGCCCTGGACATGGCCGGGCATGGTCATTCCGGGCATCGGCCGTTGGGGGCCGGCTATGCGCTCTGGGATTACGCGCACGATGTGTTGCAGGTCGCCGAGCAACTGGGCTGGAAACGTTTTGCCCTGCTCGGGCACTCCCTGGGCGCGATCGTGTCGCTGGTGCTGGCCGGCTCGTTGCCCGAGCGGGTGAGCCATCTGGCGTTGATCGACGGGGTGATTCCTCCGACCGCCAGCGGGGAAAACGCCGCCGAACGCATGGGCATGGCCCTGCAGGCCCAACTGGACTTGCGAGACAAGCGCAAGCCGGTCTATGCCACCCTGGACCGGGCCATCGAAGCGCGGATGAAGGGCCTGGTCGCGGTCAGCCGGGAAGCCGCCGAACTGCTCGCCCAGCGCGGCCTGATGCCGGTCCCCGGGGGCTATACCTGGCGCAGCGACAGCCGCCTGACCCTGGCGTCGCCCTTGCGCCTGACCGAGGACCAGGCCATGGCCTTCGTCCAGCGCGTGGCCTGCCCGGCCCACCTGGTGGTGGCAGCCGACGGCATGCTGGCCAAGCACCCGGAATTGCTGGAGCGGCTACCCTTCGGTCGGGAACAGCTGCCCGGTGGCCACCACCTGCACCTGAACGACGAGACCGGTGCCACGCTTGTTGCAGACTGTTTCAATAGGTTTTTCGCCGTTTCTTGA
- a CDS encoding glutathione S-transferase family protein yields MIDLYTAATPNGHKVSIVLEELGLPYTVHALSFDKKEQKAPGFLKINPNGRIPAIVDRANGDFAVFESGAILIYLAELSGQLLPGDPKGRSLAIQWLMFQMGGIGPMQGQANVFFRYFPEKLQGAIDRYQHETRRLYEVLDTRLQQVEFLAGDYSIADIATFPWVRGHEWSGVPVDGLTALQRWMATLEARPAVQRGLLVPQRTDDASVIKGAQAMLIR; encoded by the coding sequence ATGATAGATCTCTACACCGCTGCGACCCCGAATGGCCACAAGGTCTCTATCGTGCTCGAGGAGCTCGGCCTGCCTTATACGGTGCATGCCCTGAGCTTCGACAAGAAGGAACAAAAGGCTCCAGGCTTTCTCAAGATCAATCCCAATGGCCGGATCCCGGCCATTGTCGACCGCGCCAATGGCGATTTTGCCGTGTTCGAGTCTGGCGCGATTCTCATCTACCTGGCTGAACTCAGCGGGCAGCTGTTGCCCGGCGACCCCAAGGGCCGTTCGTTGGCGATCCAGTGGCTGATGTTCCAGATGGGCGGCATCGGCCCGATGCAGGGCCAGGCCAACGTGTTCTTCCGCTATTTCCCGGAAAAACTGCAGGGCGCCATCGATCGTTACCAACATGAAACCCGGCGCCTGTACGAGGTGCTCGACACGCGCTTGCAGCAGGTCGAATTCCTCGCCGGCGACTACAGCATTGCCGATATCGCCACCTTCCCGTGGGTGCGCGGCCATGAATGGTCCGGGGTCCCGGTCGATGGGCTGACGGCCCTGCAACGCTGGATGGCGACCCTCGAGGCGCGTCCGGCGGTGCAGCGCGGGCTGCTGGTTCCGCAGCGCACGGATGACGCCAGCGTCATCAAGGGCGCCCAGGCCATGCTGATCCGATGA
- a CDS encoding DUF4892 domain-containing protein, protein MRLFTVLLLSCTSPLLFAADLPGSHDLPIVPRMTDAQIVDYRAPAEMERIYPMGSIRKISGQLRFDGQVGARGTTTSVTYELPPEHSSTAAFTAAREALQGQGAELLFWCQARDCGESSLWANEVFGNAKLYGADAQQAYLLLRLAAPNEQSLVALYSITRGNRRAYLHVEQFDASTPLGELLPTSATLLRQLKDTGELDLPRLAGDPQPTWLMLLSRGLNLDTTLRVSVSGANAEAWRQALIGQGVRAARMETGDDKAPGLRLELLR, encoded by the coding sequence ATGCGTCTATTCACTGTCCTGCTGTTGTCCTGCACCAGCCCCTTGCTGTTCGCCGCCGATTTGCCCGGCAGCCATGACCTGCCGATCGTGCCGCGCATGACCGACGCGCAGATCGTCGATTACCGCGCCCCCGCCGAGATGGAGCGGATCTACCCCATGGGCTCGATCCGCAAGATCAGCGGGCAGCTGCGTTTCGACGGCCAGGTCGGTGCGCGGGGCACCACCACTTCGGTGACCTACGAATTGCCGCCGGAACATTCCTCGACCGCGGCCTTTACCGCCGCCCGCGAAGCCTTGCAAGGGCAGGGCGCCGAACTGTTGTTCTGGTGCCAGGCACGGGATTGCGGGGAAAGCAGCCTGTGGGCCAACGAGGTGTTCGGCAATGCCAAGCTGTACGGTGCCGATGCCCAGCAGGCGTATCTGCTGCTGCGCCTGGCCGCGCCCAACGAGCAATCGCTGGTGGCCCTGTACAGCATCACCCGGGGCAATCGCCGGGCGTACCTGCATGTCGAGCAATTCGACGCCAGTACGCCGCTGGGCGAGTTGTTGCCGACCTCGGCCACGCTGTTGCGCCAGCTCAAGGACACCGGCGAGCTGGACTTGCCCAGGCTCGCGGGCGATCCCCAGCCGACCTGGCTGATGTTGTTGTCGCGCGGGTTGAATCTGGATACCACGTTGCGGGTCAGTGTCTCCGGCGCGAACGCCGAAGCCTGGCGCCAGGCCCTGATCGGCCAGGGCGTACGGGCGGCGCGCATGGAAACCGGGGACGACAAGGCCCCGGGCCTGCGCCTGGAACTGTTGCGCTGA
- a CDS encoding AI-2E family transporter: MLNNDRLLVQILLLVLFGASFWVMAPFWSALFWGAVLAFASWPLMRLLTRWLHGRESLAAAVLTLGWMLLVAAPLVWLGLNLADHVRDATGFIKDVQVDGLPEAPAWLATVPVVGGRLVGLWNSIDQQGAALMVAVKPYLGQVGNWLLARSAQIGGGILELTLSIVFVFFFYRDGPRLATFVHRLLERLIGDRAGYYIELVAGTVQRVVNGVIGTAAAQAILALVGFLIAGVPGALVLGIVTFLLSLIPMGPPLVWVPATAWLAWKGEYGMAVFLGIWGTFIISGVDNVLKPYLISRGGNLPLVIVLLGVFGGLIAFGFIGLFIGPTLLAVAYSLLTDWSASQARVEDKR, from the coding sequence ATGCTCAATAATGATCGCCTGCTGGTGCAGATCCTGCTTCTGGTGCTGTTCGGTGCCAGTTTCTGGGTCATGGCGCCGTTCTGGTCCGCGTTGTTCTGGGGAGCGGTCCTGGCGTTCGCCAGCTGGCCGCTGATGCGCTTGCTGACCCGCTGGCTGCATGGCCGCGAGTCCCTGGCCGCGGCGGTGCTGACCCTGGGCTGGATGTTGCTGGTGGCGGCGCCGCTGGTGTGGCTCGGCCTCAACCTGGCCGACCATGTGCGCGACGCTACGGGTTTTATCAAGGATGTCCAGGTCGATGGCCTGCCCGAGGCGCCGGCCTGGCTGGCGACCGTGCCTGTTGTCGGCGGGCGGCTGGTCGGGTTGTGGAACAGCATCGACCAGCAGGGCGCGGCGCTGATGGTGGCGGTCAAGCCTTACCTGGGGCAGGTCGGCAATTGGCTGCTGGCGCGCAGCGCGCAGATTGGCGGCGGGATCCTCGAACTGACGCTGAGCATCGTCTTCGTGTTTTTCTTCTATCGCGACGGCCCGCGCCTGGCGACCTTCGTCCATCGGCTGCTGGAGCGGCTGATCGGCGACCGCGCCGGCTACTACATCGAACTGGTGGCCGGGACGGTGCAACGGGTGGTCAACGGGGTGATCGGCACCGCGGCAGCGCAGGCGATCCTGGCCCTGGTCGGTTTCCTGATCGCCGGGGTGCCCGGCGCGCTGGTGCTGGGGATCGTGACGTTCCTGCTCAGCCTGATTCCCATGGGCCCCCCGTTGGTGTGGGTGCCCGCCACCGCCTGGCTGGCCTGGAAAGGCGAGTACGGGATGGCGGTGTTCCTCGGCATCTGGGGCACCTTCATCATCAGCGGCGTCGACAACGTGCTCAAACCCTACCTGATCAGCCGCGGCGGCAACCTGCCGCTGGTGATCGTCCTGCTCGGCGTCTTCGGTGGCCTGATCGCGTTCGGCTTTATCGGCCTGTTCATCGGCCCGACCCTGCTGGCCGTGGCCTACAGCCTGTTGACCGACTGGAGCGCCAGCCAGGCGCGGGTGGAAGACAAGCGCTGA